Proteins from a single region of Actinomycetes bacterium:
- a CDS encoding RNA polymerase sigma factor, protein MPRERSLDELLLCARGGDKDAFGALFQRLSPGVAGYLRAHRCPDVEDVTSEVFLAAFRGISRFEGDAAALRAWLFSLAHRRRVDAIRRAVRRPQVVDAGLDDDPHSEPSAEEVALSGSGAPQSGLHPSLTGGALALLHWLTEDQREVLALRVVADLSLEETAVALGRSVGAVKALQHRALEALRRLVEQGTAVGRTGDSGHGAYPPVAAVR, encoded by the coding sequence ATGCCGCGCGAGCGCTCGCTCGACGAGCTGCTGCTCTGTGCCCGGGGTGGGGACAAGGACGCCTTCGGCGCCCTGTTCCAGCGGCTGTCCCCCGGCGTCGCGGGGTACCTGCGCGCGCACCGCTGCCCGGACGTCGAGGACGTCACCAGCGAGGTGTTCCTCGCCGCGTTCCGCGGGATCTCCCGGTTCGAGGGGGACGCCGCCGCACTGCGCGCCTGGCTGTTCAGCCTGGCCCATCGCCGCCGGGTGGACGCGATCCGGCGCGCCGTCCGGCGTCCGCAGGTCGTCGACGCCGGCCTGGACGACGACCCGCACAGCGAGCCGAGCGCCGAGGAGGTCGCGCTGTCCGGGTCCGGCGCGCCGCAGTCCGGTCTGCACCCCTCCCTCACGGGCGGGGCGCTCGCGCTGCTGCACTGGCTGACCGAGGACCAGCGGGAGGTGCTGGCGCTGCGGGTGGTCGCCGACCTGTCCCTGGAGGAAACCGCCGTGGCTCTCGGGCGCAGCGTCGGCGCGGTCAAGGCGCTGCAGCACCGGGCGCTCGAGGCGCTGCGACGGCTGGTCGAGCAGGGCACGGCGGTGGGCCGAACGGGTGACAGCGGCCACGGGGCGTATCCCCCGGTGGCCGCCGTGCGATGA
- the miaB gene encoding tRNA (N6-isopentenyl adenosine(37)-C2)-methylthiotransferase MiaB translates to MTQRSYQIRTYGCQMNTHDSERLAGLLEDAGYRRAAEDEPADVVVFNTCAVRENADNRLYGNLGHLAPVKAQRPGMQIAVGGCLAQKDRGEITRRAPWVDVVFGTHNIGSLPVLLERARHNQTAQVEILESLEVFPSTLPTRRESAYAACVSISVGCNNTCTFCIVPSLRGTEKDRRPGDVLAEVEALVEQGVLEVTLLGQNVNSYGVEFGDRQAFSKLLRACGDVEGLERVRFTSPHPKDFTDDVIEAMAQTPNVMPSLHMPLQSGSDDVLRRMRRSYRQERYLGLIERVRAVMPDAAITTDIIVGFPGETDAEFEATLDVVRAARFAGAFTFQYSPRPGTPAAEMADQVPKSVVQERYERLVALQDDIAWAENRRQVGRVLEVLVAEGEGRKDDATHRLSGRAPDNRLVHFTVPQGQQPPRPGDVATVQVTYAAPHHLVADGPTFAVRRTRAGDAWLARQQTNEEHVPTGGGVLLGMPSVRA, encoded by the coding sequence ATGACACAGCGCAGCTACCAGATCCGCACCTACGGGTGCCAGATGAACACCCACGACTCCGAGCGGCTGGCCGGCCTACTGGAGGACGCGGGCTACCGGCGCGCGGCCGAGGACGAGCCGGCCGACGTCGTCGTGTTCAACACCTGCGCGGTGCGCGAGAACGCCGACAACCGCCTGTACGGCAACCTCGGCCACCTGGCCCCCGTGAAGGCGCAGCGCCCGGGCATGCAGATCGCCGTCGGGGGCTGCCTGGCCCAGAAGGACCGCGGCGAGATCACCCGCCGGGCCCCCTGGGTGGACGTCGTCTTCGGCACCCACAACATCGGCTCGCTGCCGGTGCTGCTCGAGCGGGCCCGGCACAACCAGACCGCGCAGGTGGAGATCCTCGAGTCGCTGGAGGTCTTCCCGTCCACGCTGCCCACCCGGCGCGAGTCCGCCTACGCGGCGTGCGTCTCCATCAGCGTGGGCTGCAACAACACCTGCACGTTCTGCATCGTCCCGAGCCTGCGCGGCACCGAGAAGGACCGCCGCCCCGGCGACGTCCTCGCCGAGGTCGAGGCGCTGGTCGAGCAGGGTGTCCTCGAGGTCACCCTGCTCGGGCAGAACGTGAACTCCTACGGCGTGGAGTTCGGCGACCGGCAGGCGTTCTCCAAGCTGCTGCGGGCCTGCGGCGACGTCGAGGGGCTGGAGCGGGTGCGGTTCACCAGCCCGCACCCCAAGGACTTCACCGACGACGTCATCGAGGCGATGGCACAGACCCCGAACGTGATGCCCAGCCTGCACATGCCGCTGCAGTCCGGCTCGGACGACGTGCTGCGCCGGATGCGCCGGTCGTACCGGCAGGAGCGCTACCTCGGCCTCATCGAGCGGGTCCGGGCCGTCATGCCGGACGCCGCCATCACCACCGACATCATCGTCGGCTTCCCCGGGGAGACCGACGCCGAGTTCGAGGCCACCCTGGACGTGGTTCGGGCGGCCCGGTTCGCCGGCGCGTTCACCTTCCAGTACTCGCCCCGGCCGGGGACGCCGGCCGCGGAGATGGCCGACCAGGTGCCCAAGTCCGTCGTCCAGGAGCGGTACGAGCGGCTGGTGGCCCTGCAGGACGACATCGCCTGGGCTGAGAACCGGCGGCAGGTCGGCCGGGTGCTCGAGGTGCTGGTGGCCGAGGGCGAGGGCCGCAAGGACGACGCGACGCACCGGCTGTCCGGCCGGGCACCGGACAACCGGCTGGTGCACTTCACCGTGCCGCAGGGGCAGCAGCCACCGCGGCCGGGGGACGTCGCGACCGTCCAGGTCACCTACGCGGCACCGCACCACCTGGTGGCCGACGGCCCGACCTTCGCGGTGCGCCGCACCCGGGCCGGTGACGCCTGGCTGGCCCGGCAGCAGACGAACGAGGAGCACGTCCCCACGGGTGGGGGCGTGCTCCTGGGGATGCCCTCGGTTCGCGCCTGA